GGCGTCACCGACGTCGAGGTCGGGGACCACGTCGTCATGAGCTTCCTGCCCTCCTGCGGGAAGTGCTCGTACTGCGCGCGCGGCATGACGAACCTGTGCGACAGCGGCGCGGCGCTGATCCTCGGCCCGCAGCTCGACGGGACCTGGCGGTTCCACGCGCGCGGTGAGGACGTCGGCCAGATGTGCCTGCTCGGCACCTTCACCGAGCACACCGTCGTGCCGGACCAGTCGGTCGTGAAGATCGACGACGACATCCCGCTGGAGAAGGCCGCGCTCGTCGGCTGCGGCGTCCCGACCGGGTTCGGCAGCGTCGTCCGCACCGGCGCGGTGAAGCCGGGCGACACCGTCGTCGTCATGGGCATCGGCGGCATCGGCATCAACGCCGTCCAGGGCGCGCGGATCGGCGGGGCGCGGAACATCGTCGCCATCGACCCGGTCGAGTTCAAGCGCGAGAAGGCCATGGAGCTCGGCGCGACGCACGCGGTCTCCGACGTCGACGAGGCGTGGACGGTCGTCGCCGAACTGACCCGCGGCCAGCTCGCCGACATCTGCGTCATCACCACCGACGTCGCCGAGGGCGACTACATCGCGCCGGCGCTGTCGCTGGTCGGCAAGCGCGGCAAGGTCGTCGTCACCGCCATCGGTCACCCCGACCAGATGGAGATCAAGACCAACCTGTTCGAGCTCACGCTCTACGAGAAGCAGATCCTCGGCTCGTTGTTCGGGTCCTCGAACCCGCGTCACGACATCCCCCGCATGCTCGAGATGTACCGCGCCGGGCAGCTCAAGCTCGACGAGCTCGTCACCCGCGAGTACTCCCTCGACGAGATCAATCAGGGCTACGCGGACATGCTCTCCGGCAAGAACCTGCGCGGCGTGATCCGGTTCTGAGCGGCAGCCACCGCAAATACCGGCGCGGCGCCCCCGCCTCCCCAATACTGGTGATCTTGGTTTCGGCCCGGACGGGCCGAGGGGAAGCGGGGGCGTTCGCATGTCTGCACGGTTGCGCCGTGGTCCGGGCCGGGTTCGACTGACCGCGGCCACCGCGGCACTGGCCCTCGTCGCCCTGGCGGCCGGCTGCAGCAGCGACGACGACAAGGACGGCTCCCCCGGCGCGACCGGCGCCCCGGCCCCCGGCGGGGGCAAGGCGGCCGCGGTCAAGCTGCCCGACGGCTGCACGACCGTCGTCGACGCCGAGACCCCGGCCGAGGTCTCGGTCGCGGTCAGCTCCGCGCTGTTCACCTCCGCCCCGGTCGTGGTCGTCGGCCCCGCGGCCGGCCCCGGCCTCGCCGACGCGACCCGGGCCGGCCGCGACGTGGGCGCCCCGGTCCTGGTCACCGACCTCACCGGGGACGGCGGGACCGGGAGCGAGACCGCCGCCCCGACCAGCGCCCCGACCGCCGCCGCCGTCTCCCTGGAGACCGACACCGCCGACTGCGCCGCCCCGCCCCCGAGCGCGGTCCCCACCGCCGACCCGAGCGCGAGCCCGACCGCGACCGCGAGCCCGACCGCGACGCCCTCGGAGTCGGAGGCCGACTCTGAGGGGTCGGAGGAGACCGCCACCGCGTCCCTGTCGATGACCCCGGCGTCGTTCTCGGTCGCGACCGCCGGCTCCTCCAACTGCCTCGACGAGCTCGCGGAGAACGTTCCCGCCGAGGGCACCGCGACCCCCGCCCCGAGCGAGACCGCGACGGCGACGCCGACCGAGACCGCGACGCCGACCGAGTCCCCGAGCGAGACCGCGACCCCGAGCGACACGACGACCCCGGGGACGACGGACAGCCCGACCGAGATCCCGCCGGAGGCCCCGAGCGAGACGCAGGCTCCGGTGAACGTGCCGCTCGACCCGACGGTCGCGGCGGAGATCCAGCGGCTCTCCCCCGAGGCGGTGCTGGCGACCGACGCCGCGGTGGCGGCGAAGGTCCGCGAGGCCCTGCCCGGTGTGAAGGTCGTCGAGAACGCGTCCGACCTGCCGCGGACCTCGGCCCCGGAGGGGCTGTCCGGGCTCGCGGTGCTGGTTCCCGCCGAGGAGGACCTGCGCGCCGGCGCCCTGGCCGCGCAGGCCTCGGCGACCGTCGCCGGCGCGAACGTCGTCGGCGTCACGAACGGCGACCCGCGCGCCGGCAAGTGCGCGGTGCAGGCGCTCTTCGCGGCGAAGCCGACGAAGGTCCTCGGCGTCGGGGACATCGGCTCCGCGAAGCGGCTCTCGGACCGCATGGCGGTCGTCGGCACCGGCGTCGAGCTGCCGGGCGGCGGCCAGGTGTTCTTCCCGGGCCGGCGGCTGATCGCGATGTACGGCTACCCGGGTGCGCCGGAACTCGGCGTCCTCGGCGCGCAGGGCATCGAGGCCAGCATCAGCCGGGCGAAGGGCATCGCCGACCTCTACGACGGCATCTCCGACGTCCCGGTCATCCCCACCTTCGAGATCATCACGACCGTCGCGCAGGGCGTGCCCGGCAGCGACGGCGACTACTCGGCCGAGTCCGGCCTGGACAAGATCCGGCCCTGGATCGAACAGGCCGACGCGGCCGGCATGTACGTGATCCTCGACCTGCAGCCGGGTCGCACGGACTTCCTCACGCAGGCCAAGCGCTACGCCGAGCTGCTCAAGCACCCGCACGTCGGACTGGCGCTCGACCCCGAGTGGCGGCTCAAGCCCGGGCAGGTGCACCTGCGCCAGATCGGCAGCGTGGACTCCTCGGAGATCAACCGCGTCATCGACTGGCTCGCTGACCTGACGGCCGAGAACAACCTGCCGCAGAAGCTGCTGGTCCTGCACCAGTTCAGCCTGACGATGATCACGAACCGATCGGCCCTGGACACCTCACGGGACGAGCTCGCGCTGCTGATCCACATGGACGGCCAGGGCGAGCCGATCGCCAAGGAAGGCACCTGGCGCATCGTCACCAACACGGTGCCGGACGAGATCTGGATGGGCTGGAAGAACTTCTACAAGAAGGACACCCGGCTCATGACCCCACGGGAGACCCTGAACCGGGAGCCGGTCCCGGTGATGATCTCCTACCAGTGACGACTCTCTGACGCCCCGTCAGCGCCATCCCTCGACGCCTGTGAGGACGTCGGCGGTGGCCTGGCCAGGGCGCAGGATGCTGATCGTTCCGGTCCGCTCGACGATCGCGACGCCGACGTCGGCGTAGGACCCGATGCCCGCCCGGCGCAGGGCCGCGCGCAGGTCGTCCTCGGAGAGCTGGGCTCCCCGCAGGGCCTCGGCCAGCACCTGGCCGTCCCTCATCACCAGCACCGGTCCCCCGCCGAGCAGGCGGTCGACGCGGGGGTTGCCGAGCAGGTGCCGCGTTCCCGCGTGCAGGAGGAACAGCGTCACGAAGCCGAGCACACCGGCCGGGAGCGACGGGGTGTGCCCGAGGATGGAGCGGCCCACGATCGAGCCGAGGCACAGGCCGAGCGCGAGGTCGTAGACGGTCAGCGCGGCCACGAGGCGCCGTCCGGCCAGCCGGATCAGCACCAGCAACGCGACGTACATGCCGATCGCGGTCAGGACGACGGCGGCGGCTTCCGGCCAGGTCAGCGAGTAGTCCACGGCGCCAACTCTTTCGCACCCGCCCGAGGCGTCAGCGCAGCCGGGTCGCCAGCCAGCTCAGGACGAACTCGCTGACGCGCGGCCAGTACGCCGCTCCGTGCTGGTCGCCGGCGAGGACCTTCAGCGTCGACGGGACACCGACGGCCCGCGACCTCACGGCGAACTCCCGCGCCTGTGCGGTGTCGAAGGGGCCCTCCCCCTCGGAGTGGAACAGCAGGGACGGCACGTCGCGGCGGTTCAGCGCCGCGGCGGGCGTCGCGTCCCGGTAGCGGTCCGGGCACTCGGCCGGGTCGCAGCGCAGCAGCTTGTCCTGCACGACCGCGTCCTCGAAGTTCGGCGCCTGCTTGGTCACGGTCAGCGGGTTGAGCAGACCGGAGAGGGCGACCACGCCCCGGAAGCGGTCCCGGCCGTCCCCCGCGGTCGCGACCGCGGCGGCGATGTGTCCGCCCGCGGACGAGCCGAGCAGTGCCAGGCGCCGACGGTCGATGTGAAAGCGGTCGGCGTGCCGGCGCAGGTACGCCACGGCGGCAGCGACGTCCTCGCGCTGCGCGGGCCAGCGGGCCTGCGTCGCGAGCCGGTAGTTCACCGCCACTGCCACGTAGCCCTCACGCGCGAGCTTGCGGGCGATCGGCGCCATCGACGCCCGGCTCCCCCGCGTCCACGCCCCGCCGTGGACGAGGACGACCGTCGGCAGCTTCGCGCCGGTCCGCCCCACCGCGGCGGGCGGCAGGTACACGTCGAGGGTCGACGCCGTCCCGTGGTCCCCGTAGCGGTAGGTCGCCCGGCCGGTGGTCTGCTTCGCCCGGGGCTCCGATACCGACGCCTCGGGGTCCGGCCGCCACCCGCCGGTGACGGCGTTCCCGGGCGTGGCGAGTCCGGTCAGCACCAGGGCGGCCACTACCGCCGTCCCGACGCGCGCACGCCACATCCGCCCGGATCCCCCTCGCGCCGCGACCCCCCGCGGCGAAGGGAATCCTGGCGGCGCGCGGACCCGCGCCGGACCCCGTTGCTCCCGAATGTCCGGCGTTCACCCGAAACAAGTTCCACCGTCCGGGCGAACGGGGTCCGGCGTGTCGTGCGGAGGCGCCGCTCAGTCCGCGCAGCGCTGCCGGGTCCCGGTGTCCGCGGCCGTCTGGACGGCGTCGAGCATCCGGTGCCGGCGCAGGGCGTCGGCGAAGGTCGGGGTGCGGTGACCGCCGTCGTCGAGGTCGCGGAGCAGGCCGGCGTAGGCCTGCGCGACCGTGTACGACGGGCCACCCCGACCGTGCGGTACGAGCTCGTAGCCGCCGGGGATCTCGACCGGGCTGAGGATCTTGTCGTCGCCCGTGCCCTTGAACAGCTCCACCATGCCGAACTGCAGGTGCCCGTGGACACCGACGAACACCAGCTCGCCCTTCGTCCCGCTGACGATCCAGCGGAGTTTCTGGTCGCGCGTGTTCCCGCCGCGGAAGTGGACGTTGACGACGGCGCCGCCCGCCAGGGTGCCGGTGATCGCCACCTGGTCCGGGGCGGTCATCGTCATCTCCTCGCTGGTCTCGACGTGGCGCACCGTCGGCTGACGGGTCGTCACGGTGGCGGAGACCTCGGCGAACTCGCCGAGGGTCCAGGCGAGAGCGTCGACGGCGTGCCCGACCGGCACGGTGAGCAGGGTGGCCCCGTTCGCCGCGTCGATGAGGTACTCGCCGCCGGGACGGACCACGCCGCCCCACTCCCCGCCGACGCCGACGAGCGTCGTGGAGAGCACCTCGCCGATCTCGCCGGTCGCGACCAGGTCGGCCGCGTGCCGGATCGCCGGCGTGGCCCGCGCCTGGAGTCCGACCCAGGCGTGGACGCCCCGCTCGGCGGCCTCGGCGGTGAGCGCCTCGGCCTCCGCGGTGCCGTTGCCGAGCGGCCACTCGCACAGAACCTTCTTGCCGTGCGCGATCGCGTGCCGCACCAGTTCCGCGTGGTACGGCACCTTGACCGTGATGACGACGAGGTCGACGTCCGGGTGCGCGGCGAGTTCGGCGGCGTCGGCGCACGCGATCGGGACCTCGTGCGCCTCCGCCGCCGCCTGGCCGCTGGCCGCCGAACTCGCACTGGCCGCGCGGAGCTCCAGCCCGGGGATCGCGCGGATCGCCGGGACGTGCGCGGTGCCGGCCCACCCGCGGGACGCGGACAGGCCGACGATGCCGACACCCAGAGGGGCGGGGCTCACGCCGTCCTCTCCTTGAGCAGACCCTTCTGCAGCTTGCCCGTGGCGGTGCGCGGCAGGGAGTCGCGGAACTCCCAGACCCGCGGGATCTTGAAGCCGGCGATCTTGTCGCGAAGGAACGCCATCAGCTCCTCCTCCAACTCCGGGCCGGGCGTCGCGCCGGGCGCGGCCTGGACGAAGGCCTTGACCCGCTCGCCCATCTCCGGGTCCGGGATGCCGATCACCGCGACGTCGTCGACGGACGGGTGCAGAGCGAGGGCGTCCTCGATCTCCTGCGGGTAGATGTTCACCCCGCCGCTGATGATCATGAACGCCTTGCGGTCGGTCAGGTACAGGAAGCCTTCGGCGTCGACGTACCCCATGTCGCCGACCGTGGTCCACGTCGGGTGCTCGGGGTGCTGCGCGCCCTTCGTCTTGGTCGGGTCGTTGTGGTACTCGAACGGGAGCTCGTCGCGCTCGAAGTACACGTCCCCGGGCTCGCCGACGTCGCAGATCGAGCCGTCGTCCCGGCAGATCCGCAGTACGCCGAGCGCGGCGCGGCCGACGGTGCCCGGGTGGGCGAGCCAGTCCTGCGGGGTGACGAAGGTCAGGCCGTTGGACTCGGTGGAGGCGTAGTACTCGTGAACGATCGGGCCCCACCAGTCGATCATCTGCGCCTTGACCTCGACCGGGCACGGCGCGGCGGCGTGGATCGCGATCTTGAGGCTGGAGACGTCGGCGGCGGAGCGCACCGACTCGTCGAGCTTGAGCATGCGGACGAAGTGGGTCGGCACCCACTGACTGTGCGTCACGCTGTACTTCTCGATGAGTTCGAGCGAGCGCTGCGCGTCGAACTTCTCCATCATCACGACCGTGCCGCCCAGGGACTGCACGCCGGCGCAGAAGCGCAGCGGCGCGGCGTGGTACATCGGCGCGGGCGAGAGGTAGACGGTCGAGTCGTCGAAGGCCCACAGCATCTTGAGCAGCGGGGTGATCACGCCCGGGTCGTCGGCCGCGAGCGTGCCGGGGATCGGCAGCTTGACGCCCTTGGGGCGGCCGGTGGTGCCGCTGCTGTAGAGCATGTCGGCGCCGCGGGGCTCGTGCGCCAGCGGCTCGGGGGTGCTGCCGGCGAGCGCGGTCTCGTAGTCGTCGTAGCCGTCGACCGTGCCGATGGCCAGCTTGAAGTCGAGCTGGGGGCAGCGCTTCGCGACCTCGGTCGCGAGGTCCGCGAGGTCGGCGTGCACGACCAGCGAGCGGGCGTTCGCGTCGTTGACGATGTAGCTCGCCTCGTCCGCGGAGAGGTTGAAGTTGATCGCGGTGACGTAGAGACCCGAGCGCATCGCCGCCCAGTAGATCTCCAGCACCTCGGCCGTGTTCGGCAGCAGCATGGCGACTCCGTCGCCGGTACGCAGCCCAGCGGCGTGCCACCACTGGGCGAGGCGGTTCGAGCGCTCGTCGAGCTCGCGATAGGTCACGGTCCTGCCGGTTCCGGCCACGATCAGGGCGGGCTTGTCCGGCGTCGTCTTCGCATGAGTTCCCGGGTACATGGCTGCACGCTATCCAAGGCGTTGCTCTTGCGTCG
The genomic region above belongs to Sporichthya brevicatena and contains:
- a CDS encoding alpha/beta hydrolase; translation: MWRARVGTAVVAALVLTGLATPGNAVTGGWRPDPEASVSEPRAKQTTGRATYRYGDHGTASTLDVYLPPAAVGRTGAKLPTVVLVHGGAWTRGSRASMAPIARKLAREGYVAVAVNYRLATQARWPAQREDVAAAVAYLRRHADRFHIDRRRLALLGSSAGGHIAAAVATAGDGRDRFRGVVALSGLLNPLTVTKQAPNFEDAVVQDKLLRCDPAECPDRYRDATPAAALNRRDVPSLLFHSEGEGPFDTAQAREFAVRSRAVGVPSTLKVLAGDQHGAAYWPRVSEFVLSWLATRLR
- a CDS encoding DUF421 domain-containing protein, with translation MDYSLTWPEAAAVVLTAIGMYVALLVLIRLAGRRLVAALTVYDLALGLCLGSIVGRSILGHTPSLPAGVLGFVTLFLLHAGTRHLLGNPRVDRLLGGGPVLVMRDGQVLAEALRGAQLSEDDLRAALRRAGIGSYADVGVAIVERTGTISILRPGQATADVLTGVEGWR
- a CDS encoding NDMA-dependent alcohol dehydrogenase translates to MKTRAAVLWELGGKWEVEEIDLDPPNAHEVQVKMVASGLCHSDEHLVTGDIPIALPVLGGHEGAGIVTEVGEGVTDVEVGDHVVMSFLPSCGKCSYCARGMTNLCDSGAALILGPQLDGTWRFHARGEDVGQMCLLGTFTEHTVVPDQSVVKIDDDIPLEKAALVGCGVPTGFGSVVRTGAVKPGDTVVVMGIGGIGINAVQGARIGGARNIVAIDPVEFKREKAMELGATHAVSDVDEAWTVVAELTRGQLADICVITTDVAEGDYIAPALSLVGKRGKVVVTAIGHPDQMEIKTNLFELTLYEKQILGSLFGSSNPRHDIPRMLEMYRAGQLKLDELVTREYSLDEINQGYADMLSGKNLRGVIRF
- a CDS encoding Gfo/Idh/MocA family oxidoreductase, which produces MSPAPLGVGIVGLSASRGWAGTAHVPAIRAIPGLELRAASASSAASGQAAAEAHEVPIACADAAELAAHPDVDLVVITVKVPYHAELVRHAIAHGKKVLCEWPLGNGTAEAEALTAEAAERGVHAWVGLQARATPAIRHAADLVATGEIGEVLSTTLVGVGGEWGGVVRPGGEYLIDAANGATLLTVPVGHAVDALAWTLGEFAEVSATVTTRQPTVRHVETSEEMTMTAPDQVAITGTLAGGAVVNVHFRGGNTRDQKLRWIVSGTKGELVFVGVHGHLQFGMVELFKGTGDDKILSPVEIPGGYELVPHGRGGPSYTVAQAYAGLLRDLDDGGHRTPTFADALRRHRMLDAVQTAADTGTRQRCAD
- a CDS encoding acyl-CoA synthetase yields the protein MYPGTHAKTTPDKPALIVAGTGRTVTYRELDERSNRLAQWWHAAGLRTGDGVAMLLPNTAEVLEIYWAAMRSGLYVTAINFNLSADEASYIVNDANARSLVVHADLADLATEVAKRCPQLDFKLAIGTVDGYDDYETALAGSTPEPLAHEPRGADMLYSSGTTGRPKGVKLPIPGTLAADDPGVITPLLKMLWAFDDSTVYLSPAPMYHAAPLRFCAGVQSLGGTVVMMEKFDAQRSLELIEKYSVTHSQWVPTHFVRMLKLDESVRSAADVSSLKIAIHAAAPCPVEVKAQMIDWWGPIVHEYYASTESNGLTFVTPQDWLAHPGTVGRAALGVLRICRDDGSICDVGEPGDVYFERDELPFEYHNDPTKTKGAQHPEHPTWTTVGDMGYVDAEGFLYLTDRKAFMIISGGVNIYPQEIEDALALHPSVDDVAVIGIPDPEMGERVKAFVQAAPGATPGPELEEELMAFLRDKIAGFKIPRVWEFRDSLPRTATGKLQKGLLKERTA